The following proteins come from a genomic window of Nocardiopsis sp. YSL2:
- a CDS encoding S8 family serine peptidase: MDQQRPDQHRSPRGRRPRRAAAPARLHRRLRGIAASLLAFGPLLAPAAVPAPAWADEPAALPQVTQFKGADDACAEPGADVVERVPWTFPALGLASAHELSRGGGVSVAVLATGVDGRVPALAGAVAGGGSEDCLGYGTFLAGVVAARPVPGSGFVGVAPQAAVVPVPTGDADTGIASPDDLASGLGAAVDAEARVVLVGTAAVEGSDALDEAVAAAAEAGVLVVAPATVLTSEGPAPGHPAQDPAVLSVAAHDADGAPVLAEPLVRFDGELARVDVTAPGDRVLSVGPGGEGHVTAGGDGVAAAFAAGTAVLLASREPDAGPEEIRERLTATAYGSPLGPRDPVVGSGRIDPPGALSGDPVAAAEAGAAVGAGEPFVPDPSPRGSVRVPPTVAAVGGAGLVVVLCSLAGAVLRNGRTRGWRPASAGERVTPEEDPRPLI, encoded by the coding sequence ATGGACCAGCAGCGTCCCGACCAGCACCGATCCCCGCGCGGACGACGACCCCGGCGGGCGGCGGCCCCGGCGCGCCTTCACCGGCGCCTGCGAGGGATCGCGGCCTCACTGCTCGCGTTCGGGCCGCTCCTGGCCCCGGCCGCCGTCCCGGCCCCGGCGTGGGCGGACGAACCCGCCGCCCTGCCCCAGGTGACCCAGTTCAAGGGCGCCGACGACGCGTGCGCCGAGCCCGGGGCCGACGTCGTGGAACGGGTCCCGTGGACCTTCCCCGCCCTGGGGCTGGCCAGCGCCCACGAGCTGAGCCGGGGCGGCGGCGTGTCCGTCGCGGTCCTGGCCACCGGCGTGGACGGACGGGTGCCCGCGCTGGCCGGCGCCGTCGCAGGCGGCGGATCCGAGGACTGCCTCGGGTACGGGACCTTCCTGGCAGGGGTGGTGGCCGCCCGGCCCGTGCCGGGGAGCGGATTCGTGGGGGTGGCTCCCCAGGCGGCCGTGGTCCCCGTCCCGACCGGTGACGCGGACACGGGGATCGCCTCCCCGGACGACCTCGCCTCGGGCCTCGGCGCGGCCGTCGACGCGGAAGCGCGGGTGGTCCTGGTGGGCACGGCGGCCGTCGAGGGCTCCGACGCCCTGGACGAGGCGGTCGCCGCGGCGGCGGAGGCGGGCGTGCTCGTGGTCGCCCCGGCCACGGTGCTCACGTCGGAGGGCCCGGCCCCCGGCCACCCGGCTCAGGACCCCGCCGTGCTGAGCGTGGCCGCACACGACGCCGACGGGGCGCCGGTCCTGGCCGAACCGCTGGTCAGGTTCGACGGCGAGCTGGCACGGGTCGACGTCACCGCGCCCGGGGACCGCGTTCTGAGCGTGGGCCCGGGCGGGGAGGGCCACGTCACGGCCGGAGGCGACGGTGTGGCCGCCGCCTTCGCCGCGGGCACCGCCGTGCTGCTGGCCTCGCGCGAACCGGACGCGGGCCCGGAGGAGATCCGGGAGCGGTTGACGGCGACCGCCTACGGCTCTCCCCTGGGCCCGCGCGACCCGGTCGTGGGCAGCGGGCGGATCGACCCGCCGGGCGCGCTGTCCGGGGATCCGGTCGCCGCCGCCGAGGCGGGGGCGGCGGTGGGCGCGGGCGAGCCCTTCGTCCCGGACCCCTCCCCCCGCGGATCGGTGCGGGTCCCCCCGACCGTGGCGGCGGTGGGCGGGGCCGGGCTGGTCGTGGTGCTGTGCTCGCTCGCGGGGGCGGTGCTGCGCAACGGCCGGACCCGGGGCTGGCGCCCGGCCTCCGCGGGTGAGCGGGTGACCCCCGAGGAGGACCCGCGCCCGCTCATCTGA
- the eccCa gene encoding type VII secretion protein EccCa, with the protein MSTILVRRPPRRPGPDLPQGEITLQEPPELAEPQSSMSSIFMYLPMALTSMAMMMLFIRPGGGGGGSFMPYVAGGMMLVGAVAMLGGQYLRTQLERRRRLNDDRRDYLRYLGQMRSRLREVVTEQRDAMLWRAPQPDALWSVVRTSRLWERRAEDPDFAEVRIGVGEQAMAMTISPVASKPVEDLEPLTAHALRRFIRAYGTVEDQPVQVYLRGYARVSLRGDTEACRALVRALVGQLTVFHAHDEMRVAVCASDETRSAWAWTKWLPHTQHHSARDGAGSARLLGANALELERLIGDDMADRPRYDPAAVPNREEPYTVIVVDGGEVPVGSRLLGGGYRNAVVIDVADPMPPDDDPYTLSLRVEEDRLVALSQDHSGRAVETGLGRPDALSPTRATSLARLLAPYRVSMQVEVTEPLTTDFELTTLVGVPDLHAHDTERMWSELHPKNRLRVPIGITAEGAPLELDLKESALGGMGPHGMLIGATGSGKSELLRTLVLALAMTHSSETLNFVLVDFKGGATFIGLDGLRHTSALITNLADEAILVDRMQDALHGELIRRQELLRAAGNFSSVHEYERAREADPSMDPLPTLFVVVDEFSELLAAHRDFMDLFVMIGRLGRSLGVHLLLASQRLDEGRTHQLEGHLSYRIALRTFSAIESRGVLGVPDAHQLPSSPGNGYLKTDTETLIRFKAAYVSGAYRARPRTARRHTVGGEVVPFADAYVPLTAPEPEAPVEEETEENPDTLLAVALDRLHGRGPAAREVWLPPLDVPPLLDELLRMVGVRLPEGGLAWTDTGRLKVPLGMVDRPFEHTRLPLTADLTGAGGHVGIAGGPQSGKSTLLASLILGLSVLNTPAQVQFYGIDCGGGVLQTLGSLPHVGSVAARTDERRINRTIMEMHELITTRETFFAENGIDSMATYRRRRAAGEFADQPHGDVFLVIDGWGTIRQDLTDLVAPIVQLVQRGLNYGLHVVVASPRWADFNTGVRDLMGTRIELRLGDPVDSMVHMRVAQTVPRVPGRGITDDKYHFLTGLPRADGDADPVTLSVGVAELIERVRDAWDGPEAPPVRTLPRVLHAADLPAPELTPGGGLKVALGLESRRMQPFWHDFSATPHLIVVGDTETGKTTLLRHITNAIREHYGASTARVVLADQRRQLFDAVPKEMQLGYAVSADNVKEMMIAAAQAMKARLPGPDIEPERIRKRDWWTGPELFLVIDDFEMVSGSGPSPLSPLLPLLAQGAEIGMHVILVHAAGGFARASSDPVIRSLIDFNTPSIMLSCPPSEGMLFGNIRARKMPPGRALWISRRDPVEVQLAIAEGASE; encoded by the coding sequence GTGAGCACGATCCTCGTCCGCCGACCGCCCCGCCGCCCCGGCCCCGACCTGCCCCAGGGCGAGATCACCCTCCAGGAGCCGCCCGAGCTGGCCGAACCGCAGTCGAGCATGTCGTCGATCTTCATGTACCTGCCGATGGCCCTGACCTCGATGGCGATGATGATGCTCTTCATCCGCCCCGGCGGCGGTGGCGGAGGCTCGTTCATGCCCTACGTCGCGGGCGGCATGATGCTCGTCGGCGCCGTGGCGATGCTCGGGGGCCAGTACCTGCGCACCCAACTGGAGCGCAGGCGCAGACTCAACGACGACCGGCGCGACTACCTGCGCTACCTCGGGCAGATGCGCTCGCGGCTGCGCGAGGTGGTCACCGAGCAGCGCGACGCCATGCTCTGGCGGGCGCCGCAGCCCGACGCCCTGTGGTCGGTCGTGCGGACCTCCCGGTTGTGGGAGCGTCGGGCCGAGGACCCCGACTTCGCCGAGGTGCGGATCGGCGTGGGAGAGCAGGCGATGGCCATGACCATCTCCCCGGTCGCCTCCAAACCGGTGGAGGACCTCGAACCCCTCACCGCGCACGCGCTGCGCCGGTTCATCCGCGCCTACGGCACCGTGGAGGACCAGCCCGTCCAGGTCTACCTGCGGGGTTACGCCCGGGTCTCGCTGCGCGGCGACACCGAGGCCTGCCGCGCCCTGGTCCGCGCCCTCGTCGGCCAGCTCACCGTCTTCCACGCCCACGACGAGATGCGCGTGGCCGTGTGCGCCTCGGACGAGACCCGCTCCGCCTGGGCGTGGACGAAGTGGCTGCCGCACACCCAGCACCACTCCGCGCGCGACGGCGCCGGATCCGCGCGCCTGCTCGGCGCCAACGCACTGGAACTGGAACGGCTCATCGGCGACGACATGGCCGATCGCCCGCGCTACGATCCCGCGGCCGTCCCGAACCGGGAGGAGCCCTACACCGTCATCGTCGTCGACGGCGGCGAGGTGCCCGTCGGCTCGCGCCTGCTCGGCGGCGGCTACCGCAACGCCGTCGTCATCGACGTGGCCGACCCCATGCCGCCCGACGACGACCCCTACACCCTCTCCCTGCGCGTCGAGGAGGACCGGCTCGTGGCCCTCTCCCAGGACCACAGCGGACGCGCCGTCGAGACCGGTCTCGGCAGGCCCGACGCCCTCAGCCCCACCCGTGCCACGAGCCTGGCCCGGCTCCTGGCCCCCTACCGGGTCAGCATGCAGGTCGAGGTCACCGAGCCGTTGACCACGGACTTCGAGCTCACCACCCTGGTCGGCGTCCCCGACCTGCACGCCCACGACACCGAGCGCATGTGGAGCGAGCTGCACCCCAAGAACCGGCTGCGCGTGCCCATCGGCATCACCGCGGAGGGCGCGCCGCTGGAGCTGGACCTCAAGGAATCCGCACTGGGCGGCATGGGGCCGCACGGCATGCTGATCGGCGCCACCGGTTCCGGCAAGAGCGAACTGCTGCGGACGCTCGTCCTTGCGCTCGCGATGACCCACTCCTCCGAGACGCTCAACTTCGTCCTCGTCGACTTCAAGGGGGGCGCCACCTTCATCGGCCTGGACGGGCTGCGGCACACCTCGGCCCTGATCACCAACCTGGCCGACGAGGCGATCCTCGTCGACCGCATGCAGGACGCCCTGCACGGCGAGCTGATCCGCCGCCAGGAACTGCTGCGCGCCGCCGGGAACTTCAGCTCCGTGCACGAGTACGAGCGGGCCCGCGAGGCCGACCCCTCCATGGACCCGCTGCCGACGCTGTTCGTGGTCGTCGACGAGTTCAGCGAGCTGCTGGCCGCCCACCGCGACTTCATGGACCTCTTCGTCATGATCGGCCGCCTGGGCCGCAGCCTGGGCGTGCACCTGCTGCTCGCCTCGCAGCGCCTGGACGAGGGCCGCACGCACCAGCTGGAGGGGCACCTGTCCTACCGGATCGCGCTGCGCACCTTCTCCGCCATCGAGAGCCGCGGCGTGCTGGGCGTCCCCGACGCCCACCAGCTCCCGTCCTCACCCGGCAACGGCTATCTCAAGACCGACACCGAGACGCTCATCCGCTTCAAGGCCGCCTACGTCTCGGGGGCCTACCGGGCGCGTCCGCGAACGGCGCGGCGCCACACCGTGGGCGGCGAGGTCGTGCCGTTCGCGGACGCGTACGTGCCCCTGACCGCCCCCGAACCCGAGGCGCCCGTCGAGGAGGAGACCGAGGAGAATCCGGACACGCTCCTGGCGGTGGCCCTGGACCGGCTGCACGGCCGCGGCCCCGCGGCCCGGGAGGTCTGGCTGCCGCCCCTGGACGTGCCGCCCCTCCTCGACGAACTGCTGCGCATGGTGGGTGTCCGCCTGCCCGAGGGCGGCCTGGCCTGGACCGACACCGGACGGCTGAAGGTCCCGCTCGGGATGGTCGACCGGCCCTTCGAGCACACCCGGCTGCCCCTCACCGCCGACCTGACGGGAGCGGGCGGCCACGTGGGCATCGCGGGCGGCCCGCAGAGCGGGAAGAGCACGCTGCTCGCCTCGCTCATCCTCGGGCTGTCCGTCCTCAACACCCCCGCCCAGGTGCAGTTCTACGGCATCGACTGCGGCGGCGGCGTGCTCCAGACACTCGGTTCCCTGCCGCACGTGGGCAGCGTCGCCGCGCGCACCGACGAGCGGCGCATCAACCGCACGATCATGGAGATGCACGAGCTGATCACCACGCGGGAGACGTTCTTCGCGGAGAACGGCATCGACTCGATGGCGACCTACCGGCGCCGCCGCGCCGCGGGCGAGTTCGCCGACCAGCCCCACGGCGACGTCTTCCTCGTCATCGACGGATGGGGCACCATCCGCCAGGACCTCACCGACCTGGTCGCCCCCATCGTCCAGCTCGTCCAGCGCGGCCTCAACTACGGGTTGCACGTCGTGGTGGCGTCCCCCCGCTGGGCCGACTTCAACACCGGCGTGCGCGACCTGATGGGCACCAGGATCGAGCTGCGGCTGGGCGATCCGGTCGACTCCATGGTGCACATGCGCGTGGCCCAGACCGTCCCCCGCGTGCCGGGCCGCGGGATCACCGACGACAAGTACCACTTCCTCACCGGCCTGCCCCGGGCCGACGGCGACGCCGACCCGGTCACGCTCTCGGTGGGGGTGGCCGAGCTCATCGAGCGGGTCCGCGACGCCTGGGACGGTCCCGAGGCGCCGCCCGTGCGCACACTGCCCAGGGTGCTGCACGCGGCGGACCTGCCCGCGCCCGAGCTGACCCCCGGCGGGGGGCTGAAGGTCGCGCTGGGCCTGGAGAGCCGTCGGATGCAGCCGTTCTGGCACGACTTCTCCGCCACGCCGCACCTGATCGTGGTCGGCGACACCGAGACCGGCAAGACCACCCTGCTCCGCCACATCACGAACGCGATCCGCGAGCACTACGGCGCCAGTACCGCCCGCGTGGTCCTGGCCGACCAGCGGCGCCAGCTCTTCGACGCCGTTCCCAAGGAGATGCAGCTCGGCTACGCGGTCTCGGCCGACAACGTCAAGGAGATGATGATCGCCGCCGCCCAGGCGATGAAGGCCCGGTTGCCCGGACCCGACATCGAACCCGAGCGCATCCGCAAGCGCGACTGGTGGACGGGGCCGGAGCTGTTCCTGGTCATCGACGACTTCGAGATGGTCTCCGGGAGCGGGCCGAGCCCGCTCTCACCGCTGCTGCCACTGCTCGCCCAGGGCGCCGAGATCGGCATGCACGTCATCCTGGTGCACGCGGCGGGCGGCTTCGCCCGGGCCTCCTCCGACCCCGTCATCCGCTCGCTCATCGACTTCAACACACCGAGCATCATGCTGTCGTGCCCGCCGTCGGAGGGCATGCTGTTCGGCAATATCCGGGCGCGCAAGATGCCCCCGGGGCGCGCGCTGTGGATCTCCCGGCGCGACCCCGTCGAGGTCCAGCTCGCCATCGCCGAAGGAGCTTCGGAGTAG
- the eccD gene encoding type VII secretion integral membrane protein EccD, giving the protein MNDPAAADLCRLLIRAPSRSFEIAAPSEVPLSELLPTFVLYAEGDNGEDLDESGLEHDGWVLQQLGDEPFEEDETIRSLGLCHGETLYLRPRRDQLPPIHFDDLTDGVATGMSERPDRWRPAFTRGLLQCLGLLVLLTCLVVLATGGPGGLTALTAASSAVLMLLSAWAASRAMGDLPAATGLAAMATLYMAVAGAAVPTGEPGLALLGAVLLTAAMCAAGATVLGLAAVAGSVPFFTGLFTVEVHVVLGALSLMFLPGASVAAVAGLIALLALLTGTFAPQLAFRMAGLRLPPLPANPEQLQEGIEPFPARAVLDRAHLADRFQTALYASTGAVLTVCLVTLAVSTGWVAATMCVIVSLVMLLQTRGLASAWQRVSMVAPAWIGLTALALDGALASSPLTRSLTLLALLAVTTVLALVSWSVPGRRQLPHWGRAAEIIQLLLCVAVFSLVLAGFGAFGALRSIGG; this is encoded by the coding sequence ATGAACGATCCTGCCGCCGCGGACCTGTGCCGCCTCCTCATCCGCGCCCCCAGCAGGTCCTTCGAGATCGCCGCACCGTCGGAGGTGCCCCTGTCCGAGCTGCTGCCGACCTTCGTGCTCTACGCCGAGGGCGACAACGGCGAGGACCTCGACGAGAGCGGGCTCGAACACGACGGCTGGGTGCTGCAACAGCTCGGCGACGAGCCGTTCGAGGAGGACGAGACCATCAGGTCGCTCGGCCTGTGCCACGGGGAGACGCTCTACCTGCGCCCCCGCCGGGACCAGCTCCCGCCCATCCACTTCGACGACCTCACCGACGGGGTCGCCACGGGCATGTCCGAGCGCCCCGACCGCTGGCGCCCCGCCTTCACCCGGGGCCTGCTGCAGTGCCTGGGCCTGCTGGTCCTGCTCACCTGCCTGGTGGTCCTGGCCACCGGCGGCCCCGGCGGGCTGACCGCGCTGACAGCCGCGTCCTCGGCGGTCCTGATGCTGCTGTCGGCGTGGGCGGCCTCCCGCGCGATGGGCGACCTGCCGGCGGCCACCGGACTCGCCGCGATGGCGACCCTGTACATGGCCGTGGCCGGGGCCGCCGTCCCCACGGGCGAGCCGGGACTGGCGCTGCTCGGTGCGGTCCTGCTCACCGCGGCGATGTGCGCGGCCGGGGCGACGGTGCTGGGCCTGGCGGCCGTGGCCGGATCGGTGCCGTTCTTCACCGGGCTGTTCACCGTCGAGGTGCACGTCGTGCTGGGTGCCCTCTCGCTGATGTTCCTGCCGGGCGCCTCCGTGGCCGCCGTGGCGGGCCTGATCGCGCTGCTCGCCCTGCTCACCGGTACGTTCGCCCCGCAGTTGGCGTTCCGCATGGCCGGGCTGCGGCTGCCCCCGCTGCCCGCCAACCCCGAACAGCTCCAGGAGGGCATCGAGCCCTTCCCGGCGCGCGCCGTCCTGGACCGCGCGCACCTGGCCGACCGATTCCAGACCGCCCTGTACGCGTCGACGGGCGCGGTGCTCACCGTGTGCCTGGTCACGCTGGCCGTGTCGACCGGCTGGGTCGCGGCGACGATGTGCGTCATCGTGTCCCTGGTCATGCTGCTGCAGACACGCGGCCTCGCGAGCGCCTGGCAGCGCGTGTCCATGGTCGCGCCGGCCTGGATCGGCCTGACCGCGCTCGCCCTGGACGGCGCCCTGGCGTCCTCCCCCCTGACGCGCTCGCTGACCCTGCTCGCGCTCCTGGCCGTCACCACGGTCCTGGCGCTCGTCTCGTGGTCGGTACCCGGGCGCCGGCAGCTGCCGCACTGGGGCAGGGCCGCCGAGATCATCCAGCTCCTGCTGTGCGTGGCGGTCTTCTCCCTCGTCCTGGCGGGCTTCGGCGCCTTCGGTGCCCTGCGCTCGATCGGCGGGTGA
- the eccB gene encoding type VII secretion protein EccB — translation MQSRRDRVMAHTFTVGRLGTAMLEADPDAVDAPMRRTRTGTYVGIAIAALVCVGFLVFGLIFPGGASTWRQEGRLVIDKESGASYLYSDGTLRPVANYASARLIQGPDANVSLVSARSLEGVPVGGPVGIPGAPDALPGAEALASAVWRLCALPAQADERPRTALTIGTAPEPSPPDDGEAVLVAGPDGDRHLLWRGTRLRLDEDGGAVQALGYGTSPAYEVAGAFLDAVPTAPDLTAQEVPQAGADGPSLAGAPRRVGQVFAVSTPDRPDQHYLLTPDGLAPLTLTQALLLLADPGHGEAAYPDTAPEPIAIPAGEAHDHLVAGGEAAPDGNARTPDAPPELRPAGGEVPCLRLGDGGDLSLTMDDPGSVQALPVQEVPAIAPGCPTPDLIGIPSGGGSVVRARPVDGATNTPTHYLVTDAAAKFPVADTDVLDGLGLTAGAAAEVPTPLLRLMPTGPVLHPEAAARPLTPSARAETAECP, via the coding sequence ATGCAGTCACGTCGCGACCGTGTCATGGCGCACACGTTCACCGTGGGACGCCTGGGCACGGCGATGCTGGAGGCCGACCCCGACGCGGTCGACGCTCCCATGCGCCGCACCCGGACAGGCACCTACGTCGGCATCGCCATCGCCGCGCTGGTGTGCGTCGGCTTCCTCGTCTTCGGCCTGATCTTCCCCGGAGGCGCCAGTACCTGGCGCCAGGAGGGCCGGTTGGTCATCGACAAGGAGAGCGGCGCCTCCTACCTGTACTCCGACGGCACGCTGCGACCCGTCGCCAACTACGCCTCCGCCCGCCTGATCCAGGGCCCGGACGCGAACGTCTCGCTGGTGTCCGCGCGCTCCCTCGAGGGCGTGCCCGTGGGAGGGCCGGTCGGCATTCCCGGGGCTCCCGACGCACTGCCCGGCGCCGAGGCGCTCGCCTCCGCGGTCTGGCGCCTGTGCGCGCTGCCCGCGCAGGCAGACGAACGGCCCCGGACCGCACTGACCATCGGCACGGCACCCGAACCCTCGCCCCCGGACGACGGCGAGGCGGTCCTGGTCGCGGGCCCCGACGGCGACCGCCACCTGCTCTGGCGGGGTACCCGGCTGCGGCTGGACGAGGACGGCGGGGCCGTCCAGGCGCTCGGCTACGGAACCAGCCCCGCCTACGAGGTCGCGGGCGCGTTCCTGGACGCCGTACCCACCGCGCCCGACCTCACCGCCCAGGAGGTGCCGCAGGCCGGAGCGGACGGCCCCTCGCTGGCGGGCGCCCCGCGCCGGGTCGGCCAGGTGTTCGCGGTGTCCACCCCCGACCGCCCGGACCAGCACTACCTGCTGACCCCGGACGGCCTGGCCCCCCTGACCCTCACCCAGGCCCTGCTCCTGCTCGCCGACCCCGGCCACGGCGAGGCCGCCTACCCCGACACCGCTCCGGAGCCGATCGCGATCCCCGCCGGGGAGGCGCACGACCACCTGGTGGCGGGCGGCGAGGCGGCCCCGGACGGGAACGCACGCACGCCCGACGCCCCGCCCGAGCTCCGGCCGGCCGGCGGCGAGGTCCCCTGCCTGCGGCTCGGCGACGGCGGTGACCTGTCCCTGACCATGGACGATCCCGGATCCGTCCAGGCCCTGCCCGTCCAGGAGGTCCCCGCCATCGCCCCCGGCTGCCCGACGCCCGACCTGATCGGCATCCCCTCCGGAGGCGGGTCCGTGGTGCGGGCCCGGCCGGTCGACGGCGCCACGAACACCCCCACCCACTACCTCGTCACCGACGCCGCCGCCAAGTTCCCCGTGGCGGACACCGACGTCCTGGACGGGCTCGGCCTGACCGCCGGAGCGGCGGCGGAGGTGCCCACACCGCTGCTCCGTCTGATGCCCACCGGGCCGGTCCTGCACCCCGAGGCCGCCGCCCGTCCCCTCACACCCTCCGCACGGGCCGAGACCGCGGAGTGCCCCTGA
- a CDS encoding WXG100 family type VII secretion target, with the protein MPDPRTRNTDEANRLAKEAMDEAHTTCNNVYTQVDGTRDVLRSSWHGAAANKYSEALVGWLEELRLITNDMNRMIGTFGGTVNAMHATEDANLLEGSRWMADLNPNQTSAN; encoded by the coding sequence ATGCCGGATCCCAGGACACGCAACACAGACGAGGCCAACCGACTCGCCAAGGAGGCGATGGACGAGGCCCACACCACCTGCAACAACGTCTACACCCAGGTCGACGGCACCCGTGACGTCCTGCGCTCCTCCTGGCACGGCGCCGCGGCCAACAAGTACAGCGAGGCCCTGGTCGGGTGGCTGGAGGAGCTGCGGCTCATCACCAACGACATGAACCGGATGATCGGCACGTTCGGAGGCACCGTGAACGCGATGCACGCGACCGAGGACGCCAACCTCCTGGAGGGCTCCCGGTGGATGGCCGACCTCAACCCGAACCAGACCAGCGCGAACTGA
- a CDS encoding WXG100 family type VII secretion target, which translates to MDGFDVSYGYVDEATQALRRQTDTVARAIENLDAQMQPVKADLEGATADNYDAKVRSWRMNVEDMRTLLGKAEFALNTIRNNYSGTDSREAMEWASLM; encoded by the coding sequence ATGGACGGATTCGACGTCAGCTACGGGTACGTCGACGAGGCGACGCAGGCCCTGCGGCGCCAGACCGACACCGTCGCGCGTGCCATCGAGAACCTGGACGCCCAGATGCAGCCCGTCAAGGCCGACCTCGAAGGCGCCACGGCCGACAACTACGACGCCAAGGTCCGCAGCTGGCGGATGAACGTCGAGGACATGCGCACCCTGCTGGGCAAGGCCGAGTTCGCGCTGAACACCATCCGCAACAACTACTCCGGCACCGACAGCCGCGAGGCGATGGAGTGGGCGTCGCTGATGTAG
- a CDS encoding YbaB/EbfC family nucleoid-associated protein translates to MAKNRLVGAKVNGKGELVELKFYNQNYREMAPAELADAVLDVITRARKKMSDRVAELYKPFMPEGLDANEAMNGRFDTRAMFERMGVPLPPE, encoded by the coding sequence GTGGCAAAGAACAGGCTGGTGGGAGCGAAGGTGAACGGGAAGGGGGAACTCGTTGAGCTGAAGTTCTACAACCAGAACTACCGGGAGATGGCCCCCGCCGAACTCGCGGACGCGGTTCTGGACGTGATCACGCGCGCCCGGAAGAAGATGTCCGACCGCGTCGCCGAGCTGTACAAGCCCTTCATGCCGGAGGGTCTGGACGCGAACGAGGCGATGAACGGCCGGTTCGACACCCGCGCCATGTTCGAGCGCATGGGCGTGCCCCTCCCCCCGGAATGA